A genomic region of uncultured Paludibaculum sp. contains the following coding sequences:
- a CDS encoding glycosyltransferase family 4 protein: MRTERTKLLLLSLCRVYGGGEIHYTRLARLLDGEADLTAVVCSPTLGRMLRGTGVTVHEVPSWARHSAVMRIPLTWLLLVRCLLNGHIRCVHLNGQAEAMFALPLRLLGRRVIITRHSALTLEANPIKRWLYRFNARLATEIVCVSSYLAEQHAPFLPPGRLSVVPNWVTEERRMTHRREESSPYRLLFVGRLVPAKGLADLLAAIRGLEGIELWVLGDGPQRQEAERIASGTNTVFWGFQQHPEQFYEQANLFVSPSHSDGFSLVLMEAMSHGLTALVSDLPAHRELSNDGAGAMLFRVGDVLDLRSKIEHLRNNPQDAENLARAGRQIVDEHFTSERVAPLYRAVFQLL, translated from the coding sequence GTGAGAACTGAAAGAACAAAGCTGCTGCTGTTGAGCCTCTGCCGTGTGTATGGGGGCGGTGAAATTCACTACACCCGGCTGGCACGTCTCTTGGACGGCGAGGCTGACCTGACGGCGGTCGTGTGCTCGCCCACGTTGGGACGGATGCTGCGAGGCACGGGGGTGACTGTTCACGAGGTTCCGTCGTGGGCAAGGCATTCGGCGGTGATGAGGATTCCGCTCACATGGCTGCTTCTCGTGAGGTGCCTGTTGAATGGGCACATCCGCTGTGTCCATCTGAATGGGCAGGCGGAGGCCATGTTCGCACTGCCCCTGCGTTTACTGGGTCGGCGCGTGATCATCACACGGCACTCGGCGCTGACCTTGGAGGCGAACCCCATCAAGCGCTGGCTGTACCGCTTCAATGCACGGTTGGCGACTGAGATTGTGTGTGTCTCTTCCTATCTGGCCGAACAGCACGCACCGTTCCTGCCGCCTGGTCGCCTTTCCGTAGTTCCGAATTGGGTGACGGAAGAACGGCGGATGACGCACCGGCGAGAGGAATCGAGCCCTTACCGGCTGCTCTTTGTGGGCCGCCTTGTGCCGGCGAAGGGACTGGCGGATCTGTTGGCCGCAATCCGGGGACTCGAAGGAATCGAATTGTGGGTGCTTGGAGACGGCCCACAACGGCAGGAAGCGGAGCGGATTGCGTCCGGCACGAACACGGTCTTCTGGGGCTTCCAACAGCACCCGGAGCAGTTCTATGAGCAGGCCAATCTATTCGTCTCTCCTTCTCATTCCGACGGATTCTCGCTGGTCCTGATGGAGGCGATGTCCCACGGGCTGACTGCCCTGGTCAGCGATCTCCCGGCTCATCGGGAACTCTCGAATGACGGCGCGGGCGCGATGCTATTTCGAGTCGGTGACGTGCTCGATCTGCGATCGAAGATCGAGCACCTGAGAAACAATCCCCAAGACGCCGAGAACCTGGCTCGCGCCGGCCGGCAGATTGTGGACGAACACTTCACGTCGGAGCGGGTGGCTCCGCTGTACCGGGCTGTTTTTCAGCTTCTGTAG
- the wzy gene encoding O-antigen polysaccharide polymerase Wzy, producing MAVCLDFFAVRMGWLSVWQEAVLVTCGLAGLLAMTWLRFHRGMHPLWLFLGLLLLFQGGRLLAALMGVDGDPYLIDLQSPIPFTLPAEANLTATWLLILSAVAIYIPCRLLYKESTFEVPSGWDLTQALLILFLATFPFHIYKNVQYLLYLRAHGGYLAIYTDGGAHLEAAGSLARVLSQVCSSAFLLYFVYEKHRRRLLTVCAAYFAVTVVELLIGLRGKALLLVFTFLFLYKKKQNTHFRGVPLVLMALAFGTIAQLVAGFREMSEAPQTAAASPAAFLWAQGVSFQVTVLAVGFRHLFEPHGLQYILNQIPLAFIPQDRFGEGRLFGIDLSNFLNAEAMRLGFGTGSAYLAEAFLAGGIPGVVVASVLIGVLLSRLHLALRGLWCAFAMVAMTNLIYMPRSGLVEPFAATLKNWLALGAAWLLARAMHGAMERIRSEN from the coding sequence ATGGCCGTCTGTCTGGACTTTTTTGCAGTGCGAATGGGCTGGCTGTCGGTGTGGCAGGAGGCCGTGCTGGTGACGTGCGGACTGGCCGGACTGCTAGCCATGACATGGCTGCGCTTCCATCGGGGCATGCACCCTCTGTGGCTGTTTCTGGGGTTGTTGCTCCTGTTTCAAGGCGGACGCCTGCTGGCCGCACTGATGGGAGTGGATGGCGATCCATACCTGATCGACCTGCAGTCACCAATTCCGTTTACGCTGCCGGCCGAGGCGAATCTCACCGCCACCTGGCTGCTGATTCTCTCAGCCGTGGCGATCTACATCCCGTGTCGGCTGCTTTACAAGGAATCGACATTCGAGGTCCCTTCGGGCTGGGATCTGACACAAGCCCTGCTAATCCTGTTTCTAGCCACCTTTCCGTTCCACATCTATAAGAACGTGCAGTACCTGCTGTACCTTCGTGCGCACGGTGGCTACCTTGCCATCTACACGGATGGCGGCGCCCATCTGGAAGCGGCGGGTAGCCTGGCGCGCGTTCTGTCGCAGGTATGTTCGTCGGCGTTCCTGCTCTATTTCGTGTACGAGAAGCACAGACGCCGGCTGCTGACGGTGTGCGCGGCGTACTTCGCGGTAACCGTGGTGGAGTTGCTGATTGGATTGCGCGGCAAGGCGCTCCTACTGGTCTTCACCTTTCTGTTTCTGTACAAGAAAAAGCAAAACACGCACTTCCGCGGCGTCCCGCTGGTGCTGATGGCCCTGGCCTTCGGAACAATTGCCCAACTGGTGGCGGGCTTCCGTGAGATGAGTGAAGCGCCGCAGACCGCCGCGGCATCGCCCGCCGCCTTCCTCTGGGCACAAGGAGTGTCCTTTCAGGTCACTGTCCTGGCGGTGGGATTCCGGCATCTGTTCGAACCGCACGGACTCCAGTACATCCTCAATCAGATCCCGCTTGCCTTCATACCGCAGGACCGCTTCGGAGAGGGCCGCCTCTTTGGCATCGACCTCAGCAACTTCCTGAATGCGGAAGCCATGCGGCTTGGGTTCGGCACCGGCTCGGCCTACCTGGCCGAGGCTTTTCTGGCGGGAGGAATTCCCGGTGTCGTGGTGGCGTCCGTTCTGATCGGAGTACTGCTGAGCCGGCTCCATCTGGCATTGCGCGGATTGTGGTGCGCATTCGCCATGGTGGCAATGACGAACCTGATCTACATGCCGCGCTCGGGCCTGGTGGAGCCCTTCGCGGCGACGTTGAAGAACTGGCTGGCGCTCGGTGCGGCCTGGCTGCTGGCGCGCGCCATGCATGGCGCGATGGAGAGGATCCGGAGTGAGAACTGA
- a CDS encoding Wzz/FepE/Etk N-terminal domain-containing protein, giving the protein MEPGPGSSSIPWLGRHRDVLLELAAQRWRITGVVLFTAAVCFTVLSLIPSRFTATAVIMPPQQAQSLSSAMMSQFGALTGFGATAQMMGLKSPSDLYVGILEGRTIADAVIARFQLQQVYGRGTMTETRKVLAKYTAIGARKSGLIEVSVEDQDPKRAAALANAYIEELQKQNGRLAVTDASQRRLFFEKELDAQKADLAEAERALKTAQEKSGMIQPAGQAEAIIRAQAQARAELASLEVQTQAMSTFATDENPQIKVLRSEQAAVKEQLRQLEGRAGGASGSALISSGNLPAAGLEYMRRLRDVKYHEALFELIAKQCEAARLDEAKSAPVLQVVDSAVVPDRKSWPPRGLLSVAAGAAAFFLCCAWVIVRSLLNFKLEWPRPDDRAS; this is encoded by the coding sequence ATGGAGCCCGGTCCCGGATCCTCATCGATCCCCTGGCTGGGCCGGCACCGGGATGTTCTTCTGGAACTGGCCGCGCAACGGTGGCGCATCACCGGCGTCGTTCTGTTCACTGCGGCGGTCTGCTTCACAGTACTGAGCCTGATTCCGAGCCGGTTCACGGCGACCGCCGTGATTATGCCGCCACAGCAGGCGCAGTCGCTGTCGTCGGCAATGATGAGCCAGTTTGGCGCGTTGACCGGGTTCGGCGCGACGGCGCAGATGATGGGCCTGAAATCGCCGAGTGACTTGTATGTGGGCATTCTCGAGGGCCGCACGATTGCTGACGCGGTGATCGCGCGCTTCCAACTGCAACAGGTATACGGGCGCGGCACGATGACCGAAACGCGCAAGGTACTAGCGAAGTATACGGCCATTGGGGCACGCAAGAGCGGGTTGATCGAAGTCTCAGTGGAAGACCAGGATCCGAAACGCGCGGCCGCGCTGGCCAATGCATACATAGAGGAACTGCAGAAGCAGAACGGGCGGCTGGCGGTAACGGATGCGTCGCAACGCCGGCTCTTCTTCGAAAAGGAACTGGACGCGCAGAAGGCTGATCTGGCGGAAGCCGAGCGAGCGTTGAAAACGGCCCAGGAAAAGAGCGGGATGATTCAGCCCGCCGGGCAAGCGGAGGCGATCATCCGGGCCCAGGCGCAGGCCCGGGCGGAGTTGGCCAGCCTGGAAGTGCAGACACAGGCAATGAGCACCTTCGCGACGGACGAGAACCCGCAGATCAAGGTGCTGCGCAGCGAGCAGGCGGCGGTGAAAGAGCAGTTGCGGCAACTGGAGGGCAGAGCCGGTGGAGCCAGTGGATCGGCTCTGATCTCCTCGGGCAACCTGCCGGCGGCAGGGCTCGAGTACATGAGGCGCTTGCGGGATGTGAAGTACCACGAGGCACTGTTTGAGCTGATCGCCAAGCAGTGCGAGGCGGCGCGTCTGGATGAAGCCAAGAGTGCGCCGGTGTTGCAGGTGGTGGACAGCGCGGTTGTGCCCGACCGGAAGTCGTGGCCTCCGCGCGGACTGTTGAGCGTGGCCGCGGGAGCGGCGGCGTTCTTCCTGTGCTGCGCCTGGGTGATTGTGCGGTCCCTGCTGAATTTCAAACTGGAGTGGCCTCGTCCCGATGACCGGGCGTCCTGA
- a CDS encoding SLBB domain-containing protein, translating into MAALSIAAAMGQSTTVPGDLGLPQQEDAQALAARCAAPGSESLPECQAAQAALRRARAQAQAQQSGMAPQPETEEPKNKDTQELKKRDDELEPKKREPEPPSEFQRFVASSFGKTLPIFGMDLFERAPAAFTPIQQSPITSSYVIGPGDELQLRLWGQISQNLTLTVDRAGQIFVPQAGNITVAGMSYQQMQSHLREELSRVFRNFEFSVTLGQLRSISVLVVGQARQPGSYTVNSLSTLLNAVFASGGPSATGSLRHIQLKRNGALVTELDLYDLLLNGDQSKDARLLPGDVIYIPTVGPQVAIAGSVKHPAIYELNGATDANAAIAMAGGLSSIAEGHRAVLERIKDRAARETTDLALDGAGPSTPLRDGDLLRIQTVLPRFENAVTLRGHVANPGRFAWRSGMRIRDLIPDEASLITRDYWNKRNLLGYVAPEDTVAGDPKKVAAQARKETRLEITAPSINWAYAVVERQNAQALQAELLPFNLGKMLQERDESQNLELRPGDVVTIFSQDDVRVPVSLQTRFVRLEGEIRAAGIYTIRPGETLGQLIERAGGLMPDAYLFGSEFQRESTRKEQQRRLDELTRDLQREVEQTGTALLGGASTPQDTATLTTRTENERRMVEAFRATQATGRIVLRLDPAGSDVSKLMGLVLEGGDRFVVPPRPATVNVLGAVYNSNSFIHEGNLRVADYLRQAGGCTRNADKGRMFIIRADGSVVPKQGSSSPFTKAFDATRLNPGDSLVIPQQMFKTPFLRGLRDWSQVFGQLALGAAAINILR; encoded by the coding sequence TTGGCGGCACTTTCAATTGCGGCGGCGATGGGACAAAGCACCACGGTGCCTGGGGATTTGGGGCTGCCGCAGCAGGAGGACGCACAGGCGCTGGCGGCGCGCTGTGCGGCTCCGGGCAGCGAGAGTCTGCCGGAATGCCAGGCGGCGCAGGCAGCTTTGCGAAGGGCGCGGGCACAGGCTCAGGCGCAGCAGAGCGGCATGGCCCCACAGCCGGAGACGGAGGAACCCAAGAACAAGGACACACAGGAGCTGAAGAAGCGGGACGACGAGTTGGAGCCAAAGAAGCGGGAGCCGGAGCCGCCCAGCGAGTTCCAACGGTTTGTGGCGTCGTCATTCGGCAAGACGCTCCCGATATTCGGTATGGATCTGTTCGAGAGAGCGCCGGCGGCGTTCACCCCGATTCAGCAGTCGCCCATCACTTCGAGCTACGTAATCGGGCCCGGAGACGAACTGCAGCTGCGGCTATGGGGGCAGATCAGCCAGAACCTGACGTTGACAGTGGACCGGGCGGGCCAGATCTTCGTGCCTCAGGCCGGCAACATCACGGTGGCCGGGATGTCGTACCAGCAGATGCAGAGCCATCTGCGCGAGGAGTTGTCACGGGTGTTCCGGAACTTCGAGTTCAGCGTGACGCTGGGGCAGCTACGATCGATCTCGGTGCTCGTGGTGGGGCAGGCGAGACAGCCGGGTAGCTATACGGTGAACTCGCTCAGCACACTCCTGAATGCGGTCTTCGCGTCGGGCGGGCCGTCCGCAACCGGGTCGCTGCGGCACATTCAGCTCAAGCGCAACGGCGCCCTGGTAACGGAATTGGACCTGTACGATCTGCTCTTGAACGGCGACCAGTCAAAGGACGCACGGCTGCTGCCAGGCGACGTGATCTATATCCCGACAGTGGGTCCGCAGGTGGCCATTGCCGGCAGTGTGAAGCACCCCGCGATCTACGAGCTCAATGGGGCGACGGACGCCAACGCGGCGATTGCCATGGCCGGCGGGCTGTCCTCCATCGCGGAAGGCCACCGGGCGGTACTGGAGCGGATCAAGGACCGGGCGGCACGTGAGACGACAGATCTGGCGCTGGATGGCGCCGGCCCGTCGACTCCGCTAAGAGATGGTGATCTTCTGCGGATCCAGACCGTGCTGCCTCGATTCGAAAATGCAGTGACGTTGCGCGGCCATGTGGCCAACCCGGGCCGATTCGCGTGGCGGTCCGGAATGCGCATTCGTGATCTGATCCCGGATGAGGCCTCCCTGATCACCCGTGACTACTGGAACAAGAGGAATCTCCTGGGCTATGTCGCCCCTGAGGACACAGTGGCCGGGGATCCGAAGAAGGTAGCCGCCCAGGCACGCAAGGAGACGCGACTGGAGATCACGGCGCCGTCGATCAATTGGGCCTACGCGGTGGTGGAACGCCAGAACGCCCAGGCTCTACAGGCCGAGTTGTTGCCGTTCAATCTGGGGAAAATGCTGCAGGAACGGGACGAAAGTCAAAATCTGGAACTGCGTCCCGGCGATGTGGTGACGATCTTCTCGCAGGATGACGTTCGCGTCCCGGTGTCGCTGCAGACCCGGTTCGTCCGTCTGGAAGGGGAGATCCGGGCGGCAGGGATCTACACGATCCGTCCTGGTGAGACATTGGGCCAGTTGATTGAACGGGCGGGCGGCCTGATGCCGGATGCCTACCTCTTCGGCTCTGAGTTCCAACGGGAGTCGACACGGAAGGAGCAACAGCGGCGTTTGGACGAGTTGACGCGGGATCTGCAGCGCGAGGTGGAACAGACAGGCACCGCACTGCTCGGTGGCGCTTCGACCCCGCAGGATACGGCCACGCTCACCACTCGCACGGAGAATGAGCGGCGCATGGTGGAGGCGTTTCGGGCGACGCAGGCCACGGGGCGGATCGTGCTGCGGCTGGATCCAGCCGGCAGCGATGTCTCGAAGCTGATGGGCCTGGTTCTGGAAGGCGGCGACCGGTTTGTCGTTCCGCCTCGTCCGGCAACCGTGAATGTGCTGGGGGCGGTGTACAACTCGAACTCGTTTATCCATGAGGGCAACTTGCGGGTTGCCGACTATCTGCGGCAAGCCGGCGGGTGCACCAGAAATGCGGACAAGGGCCGCATGTTCATCATTCGCGCGGACGGCAGCGTGGTACCCAAGCAGGGCAGCAGCAGTCCGTTCACCAAGGCGTTCGACGCGACACGGCTGAACCCGGGGGACTCCCTGGTGATCCCGCAGCAGATGTTCAAGACCCCATTCCTGCGCGGATTGCGGGATTGGTCGCAAGTGTTTGGCCAACTGGCCCTGGGCGCGGCGGCCATCAACATTCTCCGGTAG
- a CDS encoding capsule assembly Wzi family protein produces MAAPYIRPLSALPKDILLDQKRVFLSPTHIRKKDWLWLMPMAGATSFLLSTDERNMRERFRGGPVTQDRSALFANAGVGAMLSIPAYLSWYGWRHNDEYAGQTARLSARAVAVSVITTEVVKLITRRERPLENAGGGRFLQAQGANSSFPSMHSAMVWAVAPVVADRYPGWLTKVAVYGLASAVSASRVAGSQHFPSDVLIGSSLGWLVGHYVARSGGHDEQRRFLDPPSQKGSDHEPATSEFGFSYVPMDSWVYPALDRLAALGLIHSQIAGLRPWTRSECRRQLAEAEDSLLDRDNGWREAAAAESLLAALRREFNETDTGRGSVVLDSVYLRNGGIAGPVLNDGYHFGQTWTNDFGRPFGRGWNMDTGFSVRAEQGPFFAYLRNEYQHAPAAPATSLETRTLIAGLDTIPLPEEQARPATNRYRVVEGYAGVRLANLELSVGKQAMWWGPGADGPLSFSTNAEPTKNAKISMLHPYRLPGFLGHLGLVRGEFVIGKLGGHAYTWRPWFNAQKLSFKLTDNLEMGFTRWSIFWGVGHPITAGTFIRNFTATSSQVAAGATDPRDPGDRKAGFDFKYRIPGLRDWLTIYSDSYSDDDPSPLAAPRHAAISPGLHLTRIPGVPRLDLRIEVASTTPFAIDRGGQFVYFNGQYRSGNTNYGNLLGSSVGRDGRAIQAWSTYWLSARTKLEAGYRQRKISGVFLPGGGTQSDASLRGSMELPGHCYADMLLQYERFWIPVLGGPQRNISGRLELRWEPRLRLFR; encoded by the coding sequence GTGGCGGCGCCATACATCCGGCCCCTGTCGGCACTCCCCAAGGACATCCTCCTGGACCAGAAGCGCGTATTCCTGAGCCCAACGCACATTCGAAAGAAAGACTGGCTGTGGTTGATGCCCATGGCGGGCGCGACATCGTTCCTGCTGTCCACTGACGAACGGAACATGCGGGAACGATTTCGTGGTGGGCCCGTCACGCAGGATCGCAGTGCGCTCTTTGCGAATGCAGGCGTGGGTGCGATGCTGTCGATCCCGGCCTATCTGTCGTGGTACGGGTGGCGGCACAACGATGAGTATGCGGGCCAGACCGCCAGACTGAGCGCGCGTGCGGTGGCGGTCAGCGTAATCACCACCGAAGTGGTGAAGCTGATAACGCGGAGAGAAAGGCCATTGGAGAACGCAGGCGGCGGCCGGTTCCTGCAAGCACAGGGGGCCAACTCGTCGTTCCCATCCATGCATTCCGCGATGGTCTGGGCGGTGGCGCCGGTAGTGGCGGACCGGTATCCGGGCTGGCTCACAAAGGTGGCCGTCTACGGACTGGCGAGCGCCGTGAGTGCCAGCCGCGTCGCGGGGTCGCAGCATTTCCCTTCCGACGTGCTGATTGGCAGCTCGTTGGGCTGGCTGGTAGGGCACTACGTGGCCCGCAGCGGCGGGCACGATGAGCAGCGGAGGTTCCTGGATCCGCCGTCTCAAAAGGGGTCCGATCACGAGCCCGCCACCTCGGAGTTCGGGTTCAGTTACGTACCGATGGACAGTTGGGTGTATCCGGCGCTGGATCGGCTGGCCGCGCTGGGGCTCATCCATTCGCAGATTGCCGGCCTACGGCCCTGGACACGCTCAGAGTGCCGGCGGCAACTGGCCGAGGCGGAAGACAGTCTGCTGGACCGCGACAACGGGTGGCGGGAAGCAGCGGCGGCGGAGTCTCTGCTCGCGGCCCTGCGCCGCGAGTTCAATGAGACGGACACCGGACGCGGGTCGGTGGTGCTGGATTCGGTGTATCTGCGCAACGGCGGGATTGCCGGGCCGGTGCTGAACGACGGGTATCACTTCGGACAGACATGGACGAATGATTTCGGCCGGCCATTCGGGCGCGGATGGAACATGGACACAGGCTTTTCGGTCCGCGCCGAGCAGGGCCCGTTCTTCGCCTACCTGCGGAACGAATATCAGCATGCTCCGGCGGCTCCGGCGACGTCACTGGAGACACGGACATTGATCGCGGGTCTGGACACGATCCCACTGCCCGAAGAGCAGGCGCGACCCGCAACCAACCGCTATCGCGTCGTGGAAGGCTACGCCGGTGTGCGGCTGGCCAATCTGGAACTGTCGGTTGGCAAACAGGCGATGTGGTGGGGGCCCGGGGCGGACGGGCCGCTGTCGTTCAGCACGAACGCGGAGCCCACGAAGAACGCGAAGATCTCGATGCTGCACCCTTACCGGCTGCCGGGATTTCTGGGACATCTGGGACTGGTGCGGGGCGAATTCGTGATTGGGAAACTGGGCGGCCACGCCTACACATGGAGGCCGTGGTTCAATGCTCAGAAACTGTCGTTCAAGCTGACGGACAACCTGGAAATGGGGTTCACACGCTGGTCGATCTTCTGGGGCGTGGGACATCCGATCACGGCGGGCACCTTCATCCGGAACTTCACGGCGACTTCCAGCCAGGTGGCGGCGGGCGCGACGGATCCGCGGGATCCAGGCGACCGGAAGGCCGGTTTCGACTTCAAGTACCGCATTCCGGGGCTGCGCGACTGGTTGACCATCTATAGCGACTCGTACAGCGACGACGACCCCTCACCGCTGGCGGCACCGCGGCATGCGGCCATCAGCCCGGGGCTCCATTTGACTCGAATCCCCGGCGTGCCCAGGTTGGATCTGCGAATTGAGGTGGCCTCCACCACGCCATTCGCAATTGACCGCGGCGGCCAGTTTGTCTATTTCAACGGCCAATACCGCAGCGGGAACACGAACTACGGAAATCTGCTGGGCAGCTCCGTAGGCCGGGACGGGCGCGCGATTCAGGCGTGGTCCACGTACTGGCTGAGTGCGAGAACAAAGCTGGAGGCCGGCTACCGGCAGCGTAAGATCAGTGGCGTCTTTCTGCCAGGCGGGGGCACGCAAAGCGACGCGTCGTTGCGCGGGTCGATGGAGCTGCCGGGCCACTGCTACGCCGACATGTTGCTGCAGTACGAGCGATTTTGGATCCCGGTCCTGGGTGGACCACAGCGAAACATCAGCGGCCGGTTGGAACTGAGATGGGAGCCGCGGCTGCGGCTGTTCCGTTGA
- a CDS encoding sugar phosphate isomerase/epimerase: MARFALASAPLARAFGAKKINSKFGGVQIGAITYSFNRIASPDAEAIIKAYVEIGLGEAELMSNHCEALAGAPAMPMFPRPAGGPRPGGAPGRPQLTPEQLAERKAAQEKLAAWRGTTNAATWKGVAKKFSDAGIDLALLCYNMQDSMKDDDIEYGFQMAKALGVKGITTSTTLTMAKRIAPIADKHKLLVGYHGHDATHDPNQTATLESYATLMAYGKYNGVNLDIGHFTAAGYDAVAFIKEHHAKITNLHIKDRKKDHGPNVAVWGTGDTPMKAVLQLLKTEKYPIPANLELEYPVPEGSDIIAEAKKCLAYVKSCLA, from the coding sequence ATGGCCAGGTTCGCACTCGCTTCTGCACCGTTAGCCCGGGCGTTTGGCGCAAAGAAGATCAACTCCAAGTTCGGTGGTGTCCAGATCGGCGCCATCACCTACAGCTTCAACCGCATCGCCAGCCCGGACGCCGAGGCCATCATCAAGGCCTATGTCGAAATTGGCCTTGGCGAGGCCGAGCTGATGTCAAACCATTGTGAGGCGCTGGCTGGAGCTCCGGCCATGCCGATGTTTCCCCGGCCCGCCGGCGGACCCCGTCCTGGCGGCGCGCCCGGCCGTCCGCAGTTGACGCCCGAACAACTCGCTGAGCGCAAGGCCGCCCAGGAGAAACTTGCCGCCTGGCGTGGCACCACCAATGCCGCTACCTGGAAAGGCGTAGCCAAGAAGTTCAGCGATGCCGGCATCGACCTCGCGCTGCTCTGCTACAACATGCAGGACAGCATGAAGGATGACGACATTGAGTACGGCTTCCAGATGGCGAAGGCGCTCGGGGTGAAGGGCATCACCACCAGCACCACCCTCACCATGGCCAAGCGGATTGCGCCCATCGCCGACAAGCACAAGCTGCTGGTGGGCTATCACGGCCACGACGCGACCCACGACCCGAACCAGACCGCCACACTCGAAAGCTACGCGACCCTCATGGCGTACGGCAAATACAACGGTGTCAACCTCGACATCGGCCACTTCACCGCCGCCGGCTACGATGCCGTCGCTTTCATCAAGGAACACCACGCCAAGATCACCAACTTGCACATCAAGGACCGCAAAAAGGACCACGGTCCCAACGTCGCCGTCTGGGGCACGGGCGACACGCCGATGAAAGCGGTGCTCCAACTGCTCAAAACCGAGAAGTATCCCATCCCCGCCAACCTGGAGCTGGAATACCCCGTCCCCGAAGGCTCTGATATTATCGCGGAGGCAAAGAAGTGCCTCGCCTACGTCAAGAGTTGCCTGGCGTAG
- a CDS encoding Gfo/Idh/MocA family oxidoreductase codes for MAHTRRHFFYGALLAGAVPTAGFGSVAAMKFAGYKSPNEKLNFAAIGSGGQGASNLGAAAPTENIVALCDVDDRRAAPTFKRFPDAPKYKDFRQMLDKEGKNIDAVIVATPDHMHATAAVWCMERGKNVYVQKPLVRTIWEARQLRAAAAKYGVATQMGNQGYSNEGTRQCAEIVWNGDIGAVTEVHAWSDRPLWPQGLTEIPKEDPVPSTLDWDLWLGPAEKRPFTAGGKTEPDRWGGFFYQPFNWRGFYDFGCGALGDMACHILGAPNMALHLSKRKIVGVECIKKEGPSPFMFPKGSVIRYDFAAYGNMPALKIFWYDGLKQNPTVPGVPEGEWIGDPPFLVREGGPGGPGGPGGRGAGRPGMGRRSGFNFNSPGRVFNWDDFQAMKAPDAKLRFPTPDGSVFIGDKGMLTTGTYGDVTRLLPVEKMKDYEMPAPLLTRSPGHMRDFIRACKGGDPACSNFDVAAPFVEWMLLGVIALRHEGKLEYDPDKMKITNNAEANKLLKPTFRKGWEFHTVKS; via the coding sequence ATGGCTCACACAAGACGGCATTTCTTCTACGGCGCCCTGCTCGCCGGCGCTGTTCCCACCGCCGGATTCGGCAGCGTAGCTGCCATGAAGTTCGCGGGCTACAAGTCCCCCAACGAGAAACTCAATTTCGCCGCCATCGGTTCCGGTGGCCAAGGCGCGTCCAACCTCGGCGCGGCCGCCCCCACTGAGAACATCGTCGCCCTCTGCGACGTTGACGATCGCCGCGCCGCCCCCACCTTCAAACGCTTCCCCGACGCCCCGAAGTACAAAGACTTCCGGCAGATGCTCGACAAGGAAGGCAAGAACATCGACGCTGTGATCGTCGCCACCCCCGATCACATGCACGCCACCGCCGCCGTCTGGTGCATGGAGCGCGGTAAGAACGTCTACGTCCAAAAGCCCCTCGTCCGCACCATCTGGGAAGCCCGCCAGCTCCGCGCCGCCGCCGCCAAGTACGGGGTCGCCACGCAGATGGGCAACCAGGGCTACTCCAACGAAGGCACCCGCCAGTGCGCTGAGATCGTGTGGAACGGCGACATCGGCGCCGTCACCGAAGTCCACGCCTGGAGCGATCGCCCCCTTTGGCCCCAGGGCCTCACGGAAATCCCCAAGGAAGATCCCGTGCCGTCCACGCTGGATTGGGACCTCTGGCTGGGCCCGGCTGAAAAGCGTCCCTTCACCGCCGGCGGCAAGACCGAGCCCGACCGCTGGGGCGGCTTCTTCTACCAGCCCTTCAACTGGCGTGGATTCTATGACTTCGGTTGCGGCGCCCTCGGCGACATGGCCTGCCACATTCTGGGCGCCCCCAACATGGCGCTGCACCTGTCCAAGCGCAAGATCGTCGGCGTCGAGTGCATCAAGAAGGAAGGCCCCAGCCCCTTCATGTTCCCGAAGGGCTCAGTCATCCGCTACGACTTCGCCGCCTATGGCAACATGCCGGCGCTGAAGATCTTCTGGTATGACGGCCTCAAGCAGAACCCCACCGTCCCTGGCGTCCCCGAGGGTGAGTGGATCGGTGATCCCCCGTTCCTGGTCCGTGAAGGCGGCCCTGGCGGGCCTGGTGGGCCCGGCGGCCGCGGTGCTGGCCGTCCCGGCATGGGCCGCCGCTCCGGCTTCAACTTCAACTCCCCCGGCCGTGTCTTCAACTGGGACGACTTCCAGGCCATGAAGGCGCCCGACGCCAAGCTCCGCTTCCCCACGCCCGATGGCAGCGTCTTCATCGGCGACAAGGGCATGCTCACCACCGGCACCTACGGCGACGTCACTCGTCTCCTGCCCGTCGAGAAGATGAAGGATTACGAGATGCCCGCCCCGCTGCTCACCCGCTCGCCCGGCCACATGCGCGATTTCATTCGCGCCTGCAAGGGCGGCGACCCGGCCTGCTCCAACTTCGACGTAGCCGCTCCGTTCGTCGAATGGATGCTGTTGGGTGTCATCGCGCTGCGCCATGAAGGCAAGCTCGAATACGACCCCGACAAGATGAAGATCACCAACAACGCCGAAGCCAACAAACTCCTCAAGCCCACCTTCCGCAAGGGCTGGGAGTTCCACACCGTTAAGTCGTAG